Below is a window of Phycisphaerae bacterium DNA.
AGGCAGCCGATGATGTTGATCCAGAGAAACGACAAACGCGGTGCCTCCGCCGGACGATCGAGGAGGTAATACGGAACCGTTACGACCAAGGCTGAGACCAAGCCGGCGACGGCACCTGCCAGAACGCCCTTGGCATGAACGCGGCGGGTCAGAACACCCAGCAGAAACACGCCCAGCAGGACACCGGTGAAGAAGTTGATCGTCACCTGTGTGATGACGATCAGGGAGTTTGTCCGGCGGTCAGCACCAAACAGCCAGATGACCCCCATGGCCAGGAAGATGGAGACCGCGCCCCAGATGAAAGTGAGCCATCGGGCGAGGCGGATCAACTCGGTCTCCGAGACCTTCGGCCGCAGGACCCGCTTCCAGAAATCGGTGATCGTGCAGGCCGACAGACTGTTGAGGCACGAGCCGCCCGTGCCGAGTGCGGCGGAGAGAACTCCGGCCATGATGAGTCCGCCGACGCCCGGGGGCAGTTCCGAGGAGATGAAATGCGTGAACACGTCGTCGCCGGTCATGCCGGGCATGGCGCGTTCAGGGTGAAGGTGGTAGAACCTGAGCAGTCCCAGGCCGCATAGATACAAAACCAACATCAGCGGAATACCCAGGACCGTACCCCAGACCATGGTCTTCACCGCGCCTGCCGGATCACGCGTGCTGAGATATCGCTGCACGGTGATTTGGTCGGTGCCGGCGGCACCCAGTTTGATGAAGACGGCCGATACCAGCAGTGCCCACAACGACACGCGAACGAAGGGACTCAGCGAATAGAACTCGGAATCGTTCAAAGCTCCGAACGTGTGGCCTTGTGACCGTGCATGTTGCCAGATGCCGGCGAACCCGTCAGGCGACCAGGTAATCAACGCGACAAGCGCTCCCAACGCTCCGCCGAACATGATCACGAACTGCAGGAGATCGGCCCACACCACCGATTTCAGCCCGCCGAGCGCCGTGTACAGCGTGGTCGCGATTCCCAGCAGCACGATACTCAGCCAGGGGCGTAAGCCTGTCGCCGGATGCAGCGCCACCGCCGTCGCGTACAAGACGGTTCCCAGATACCAAGCTCGAAGAAGCAAGAAGAGCCCGCTGGCCAGCAAGCGAACCCGCAGATCGAATCTCACTTCCAGGTACTCATAGGCGGTCGTCAGGTTCATTCGCCGAAAGGTCCGAACGAAAATGACGACGGCCAGTGGCACAGCCAGCAGGATGAAACATGATTTGAGGAACAGGGGCATGCCGTAGTTGTACGCCTCGCCGGGCGCGGCCACGAAGCTGACCGAGCTGAAGAGGGACGCGAACAACCCGACGGCCAGGGGGAACCAGTGGAAACGCCGGCTGCCAAGGAAGTACTCCGCGGGGTTCACCTGGGAGCGCATGAAGAAGATGCTGATCCCGATCAGCAGGACCACATAGGCCCCCATCGCGATGTAGTCGAGTGTCCCCAGGCCCATGAGATTGGCTTCTCCGTACTCCCTTGCTTGCGGGAAGGGGCGGCCCCGATGCGATCCCTTAGGTTGCTTCCACCGCCAGGCTTAATACATCAATGAAATGGCTATTCGTTCGTAAGATGTTAACCCATAATAAGTTACCTATCAACATCGTCATGCTCGGCGTCTTCGCGCGTTCTCTCTTGACATGGCGAATGGATCACGATGTAATAACATACAGGCCATAGTAGATCATCTTGTATCTACTGTCAAGACTTGTAGAGCGCCGTGCGGCGAGCACGCATTATCAGCGGTATCCTGAAACGACGCTTCGCCGGACGTCTGTCGCTGCCGCCGCACGGGAGAGCTCGACTGCTTGGGAGTTCAGTGATGCACGACCGTAAGAAGCGAGCTGCGTTTACGTTGATCGAAGTGCTGGTGGTCGTGGCGATCATTGCCCTGTTGATCTCGGTTCTGCTGCCGTCCTTGGTGAGAGCGCGGGCGATGGCCCGGACGACGGTCTGCTCGAACACGGCGCGTCAGCATGTAAGCGGGATGAACGTGTTCGCGACCGATCACAAGGATTTGGTTCCGCGAGGGGCGAGCCCGCGAACGCGGTTCACATGGATTCAGTTGATGGCCCGAACGTTCGGCGACAAGTCCAACTACACGCGGAACTACAACCTCGTTCCGGTTGAACGGCAAGGCATCTTTCAGTGCCCGGAGCGAACCGGCATGCATTCCGGACCTTTTCTGGATTACGTGGTCAACGCCTTGGACCATCGCGGGCCGGTGAACGCCCACTGCTCACCCGACAGCAACGGCGCATGGACCTCCGTGGAAGGGGTGGCGCCGCGAAGCCTTTGGAAACGGCCCAGCGACGTGATCTATACGATGGACGCGGCCGACGAGATGGCCGGCAATCCATCGGGTGAGCTGGCCGAGGTTCGCGAGAAGATCGCCGCGCTGCGCAGCCCCAAGATCAACATACCGGAGGGTGTCCTTCCGCCGTCGCCGTGGGGTTGGGGCCGGTACGACATCTATTGCGGCTACACCCTGCCGGCCTACCCGGAAGATGCCGCGCTGGACGGCGCTCACCGCGGCCGTTCGCGCGGCGCGATCAAGATGCACGGAAAGGGATCCGTTGCGTCCTTCGTGGATGGACATGTGGCCCTGGTGGTCCCACCCGCTCGGAACGGCAATCCGCTGGCCGTCGCCCAGTTCTACATGGTCAAGTTCGGCGTTCAGAACGCGATCAAGAACAACATTCGGATCGAGAGCGGCTCGGGCGGCGGTGAGAAGTGCGAGCTCGGCGATGAGGATTACGAGCCCTTCTAGCGGGTTGCGCCATGTTCATCAGGGCGGCGCGGCTCCTAATCTGCCCGCGAAGCTGGCCTCGTCTGCGGAACGTTCCCTGTCTTTAGGCGGTAGGTAACCCGAGCGCAGCGAATTGAATCCTTGCGCCGCCCGGTCGTCGGATCGAAGTAGTCTTTGGCTCCGAAGACGATGAGGATCTCACCCGGTTTCGGTTCGCACAAGGCTGTATAGCCTGAATAGGGCGTCGGGTTGACGATGGTGTGATCGATCCAGGTGCGACCGTGGTCCGCGCTGAACATGATGACATTACCCGGCCGCCCGTAGCTGGCGGCCAGCGTCCCGTCCGCCAGCACGAGCAGATCAGGGAACGCTCCCGTGCCGCCAGTTCGTTGCGGTTTGGACCACGTCCGGCCGCCGTCGCGACTGAAGGACGACATCACCGGGTTGTCCTGGCATTTCAGATCGCGGGCGCTTCCGGTTCGCATAACCGCCATCAGCGTGCCGTCGGGCAGCATTCGCATCGAGCCTTCGTTGTAGCCCTCGCTGCCGATCCGGTCATAGCCGATCGTCGCCAAGTAGGTCCACGTTCGGCCGCGATCCGCGGATTCGCAAACATAGGTACGCGAGTACGGCCGCTTGTTGCCGTGCGGACAGATCTCATCGTCCCCCTTGAACCAGCCGGCCATGAGGGCGACCAGGCTGCCGTCGGAGCGTTCGACGATCGAACGCATGAAGATCGGGCCGGGATGGAAGGCGTGACCGTATGCAGCTTTGGCCCGGGGAACGTGGAACTCGGCCGGGAGCGGACCGGCGATGGTCCGGCCGTCGTCCGTGGACTCGAAACGCTGGCCCATATACCAGCCGTCGCGGCCCTCGATTGGAGCGATGCCGGACTTCATCCCGATGACGCGACCGTCACGGAGCTGGGTACCGCCGTCACCGATCGTGCCGCCTTCGCGATGCCGCCACGTTTGGCCGGAATCGGTGCTGATGTATTCGGATGTCAACAGCGTTCCGCTTGCCAGGCGCAGCACACGCTCGGCGTGTGTACCCGGACAGAGCTCCCAGGATTCCGAGACCGACACGTCGAGACGATCGCTCGGTGAACACACTTTGACCGCCAAACCGCGTTGGTC
It encodes the following:
- a CDS encoding sodium/solute symporter (Members of the Solute:Sodium Symporter (SSS), TC 2.A.21 as described in tcdb.org, catalyze solute:Na+ symport. Known solutes for members of the family include sugars, amino acids, nucleosides, inositols, vitamins, urea or anions, depending on the system.), with product MGLGTLDYIAMGAYVVLLIGISIFFMRSQVNPAEYFLGSRRFHWFPLAVGLFASLFSSVSFVAAPGEAYNYGMPLFLKSCFILLAVPLAVVIFVRTFRRMNLTTAYEYLEVRFDLRVRLLASGLFLLLRAWYLGTVLYATAVALHPATGLRPWLSIVLLGIATTLYTALGGLKSVVWADLLQFVIMFGGALGALVALITWSPDGFAGIWQHARSQGHTFGALNDSEFYSLSPFVRVSLWALLVSAVFIKLGAAGTDQITVQRYLSTRDPAGAVKTMVWGTVLGIPLMLVLYLCGLGLLRFYHLHPERAMPGMTGDDVFTHFISSELPPGVGGLIMAGVLSAALGTGGSCLNSLSACTITDFWKRVLRPKVSETELIRLARWLTFIWGAVSIFLAMGVIWLFGADRRTNSLIVITQVTINFFTGVLLGVFLLGVLTRRVHAKGVLAGAVAGLVSALVVTVPYYLLDRPAEAPRLSFLWINIIGCLMTMIVGYAASWAWHATSSESNGAVRAKHTDLRLERGLPSRSRSGGSM
- a CDS encoding type II secretion system protein — translated: MHDRKKRAAFTLIEVLVVVAIIALLISVLLPSLVRARAMARTTVCSNTARQHVSGMNVFATDHKDLVPRGASPRTRFTWIQLMARTFGDKSNYTRNYNLVPVERQGIFQCPERTGMHSGPFLDYVVNALDHRGPVNAHCSPDSNGAWTSVEGVAPRSLWKRPSDVIYTMDAADEMAGNPSGELAEVREKIAALRSPKINIPEGVLPPSPWGWGRYDIYCGYTLPAYPEDAALDGAHRGRSRGAIKMHGKGSVASFVDGHVALVVPPARNGNPLAVAQFYMVKFGVQNAIKNNIRIESGSGGGEKCELGDEDYEPF
- a CDS encoding exo-alpha-sialidase; the encoded protein is MSLTRRRFLKSSLVIGSSALAADWHSALAAGQPTTKPSAKPVFKQCSLTPAVIAPGQPCVLRAEWREGRYDGIELRQTYFVSPEGAMPGFTYDAAARVNYLADPGRTLIAKSGPLDKASEPNRIEVHLDTKEWKPGVYFFLAGIASGKKRLDQRGLAVKVCSPSDRLDVSVSESWELCPGTHAERVLRLASGTLLTSEYISTDSGQTWRHREGGTIGDGGTQLRDGRVIGMKSGIAPIEGRDGWYMGQRFESTDDGRTIAGPLPAEFHVPRAKAAYGHAFHPGPIFMRSIVERSDGSLVALMAGWFKGDDEICPHGNKRPYSRTYVCESADRGRTWTYLATIGYDRIGSEGYNEGSMRMLPDGTLMAVMRTGSARDLKCQDNPVMSSFSRDGGRTWSKPQRTGGTGAFPDLLVLADGTLAASYGRPGNVIMFSADHGRTWIDHTIVNPTPYSGYTALCEPKPGEILIVFGAKDYFDPTTGRRKDSIRCARVTYRLKTGNVPQTRPASRAD